A genomic region of Coregonus clupeaformis isolate EN_2021a unplaced genomic scaffold, ASM2061545v1 scaf0125, whole genome shotgun sequence contains the following coding sequences:
- the LOC121556509 gene encoding myocardin isoform X2, translating to MTLLASERSLLIRNKFRSVLQLRIQNRRQNEIDSGDKDQSKALRLTDDGATQKSRLCGLNTKTAQDRSVCGAGRQKKARLADDLGKKIQRRPGPLELLHKHILPLENHVFQDDISSCSSSLSSEQLGVLLSPALSSSPGFSDDQSLSDLSPGVSPLTHSPAHAQSILALLPATEGIRQPMCITVGDSSSMATTGRLKRMYLTSHATPLLPKTARSLTPPADTSSLIPSLTSSRPPRPRKTRDSQPKMRKLKYHQYIPPDQRGTAGTAGGGASQRSPIPAQPIDPAYSSLLQQQQVFLQLQILQNQQQQQQQQQDQQQQQQLTVTPSGDTNQIMRFSGATPQNPQPVSTATNPTLVDTSPSHTSELLPPNLVDLTVSELRQQLRKRGLPVSGTKPSLLQRLRPFQLPHLCLTPVPLCQLGTSLEPLTPSSLLTPTHNPSSSPGSGPDSPTNSPNHQVYIQSTGILSGVPNGIPNGIVVSVVGEQCGFLAPALTPSSTPSPGLPPCSSSPLLTGASWRSEQEQQELSLELEMRERMRSRPRERLSPPLSLSCGGSLHPFLQQDPGWPRGTPETDRETEILFTQVFCCQPCDVIGQDFELPMQITASPIQAPPSVRSLEEELQEAINRVLMDPSQSIDDILEEPTICVDSHSSSVSELQSPVTILPGPSPPPQTDQSQPFCCHSKDDNFLSSPLCSSLLLELPPSPSTMGPRQAAPPPLPPSICTSPPPPTVTSRKRRAQETFDPADWLDLLTSGLRPPSPPSAPFVETDFGLNSDLNVNRALDLMVEQW from the exons ATGACGTTGCTGGCCTCTGAGAGGTCGCTTCTCATCCGGAACAAATTCCGCTCAG TCTTGCAGTTGAGGATTCAGAACCGAAGGCAAAATGAAATCGACTCTG GAGATAAAGATCAGAGTAAAGCTCTG CGTCTAACTGACGATGGTGCCACTCAGAAGTCGCGCCTGTGTGGTCTGAACACTAAAACTGCACAAG acaggAGTGTGTGTGGAGCTGGGAGGCAGAAGAAGGCTCGGCTGGCTGATGACCTCGGAAAGAAGATCCAGCGTCGGCCAGGACCTCTTGAGCTACTGCACAAACACATACTGCCTCTGGAGAACC atGTCTTCCAAGATGACAtctcttcctgctcctcctccttgtcttcCGAGCAACTCGGTGTCCTCCTATCACCTGCACTCTCCTCATCGCCGGGGTTCTCAGACGACCAATCACTGAGTGACCTGTCGCCTGGGGTCTCGCCCCTTACCCACAGTCCCGCCCATGCTCAG TCTATCTTGGCGTTGCTCCCAGCAACTGAGGGCATCAGGCAGCCAATGTGCATAACTGTGGGCGACTCCAGCTCCATGGCAACGACCGGGAGACTAAAGAGGATGTATCTGACCTCCCATGCCACGCCCCTGCTGCCAAAG ACAGCCCGGTCTCTCACACCTCCCGCCGACACTtcctccctcattccctccctgACTTCCTCTCGTCCCCCCCGCCCGCGGAAAACACGGGACTCACAGCCCAAGATGAGGAAACTCAAATACCACCAGTACATTCCCCCCGACCAGAGAGGCACGGCCGGGACTGCCG GGGGAGGGGCCAGTCAGAGGAGCCCCATCCCGGCCCAGCCCATAGACCCCGCCTACTCCAGCCTCCTGCAGCAACAGCAGGTGTTCCTCCAGCTGCAGATCCTCCagaaccaacaacaacaacagcagcagcaacaggaccagcagcaacagcagcagctcaCCGTCACACCCAG TGGAGAcaccaaccaaatcatgaggtTCTCTGGAGCCACACCCCAGAACCCTCAGCCTGTATCCACGGCAACAAACCCCACCCTTGTGGACACAAGTCCCTCCCACACGTCTGAGCTCCTCCCACCTAACCTGGTCGACCTCACG GTGTCTGAGTTGCGACAGCAGCTGCGTAAGCGaggtctccctgtctctggcacCAAGCCCTCCCTCCTCCAGAGGCTCCGCCCTTTCCAGCTGCCCCACCTCTGCTTGACCCCTGTGCCCCTCTGCCAGCTGGGTACGAGCCTGGaacccctcaccccctcctccttgctcaccCCCACCCAcaaccccagctccagccccggCTCTGGGCCTGATTCTCCCACCAACAGCCCTAACCATCAGGTCTACATCCAGTCCACTGGAATTCTGAGTGGGGTTCCAAACGGTATTCCTAATGGAATAGTGGTCAGTGTGGTGGGGGAGCAGTGTGGCTTCCTGGCCCCTGCGTTGACCCCATCGTCGACTCCCAGCCCCGGCCTCCCCCCCTGCTCCTCTTCGCCCCTGTTGACTGGCGCCTCCTGGAGGTCGGAGCAGGAGCAGCAGGAGCTGAGCCTGGAGctggagatgagggagaggatgaggagcAGGCCCAGGGAGAGGctatctcctcctctgtctctgtcctgtggaggttccctccatcccttcctgcaACAGGATCCAGGATGGCCCAGAGGGACaccagagacggacagagagacagagatcctGTTCACACAG GTGTTCTGCTGCCAGCCGTGTGACGTGATTGGCCAGGACTTTGAGCTGCCCATGCAGATCACAGCCAGTCCCATACAAGCCCCACCCAGCGTCCGCAGTCTGGAGGAGGAGCTGCAGGAGGCCATTAACAGAGTactg ATGGAccccagtcagtcaatagatgaCATTCTGGAAGAACCTACCATCTGTGTGG ActcccactcctcctctgtcTCAGAGCTCCAATCCCCTGTCACTATCCTCCCtggcccctcccctcctccccaaacAGACCAATCCCAGCCCTTCTGTTGTCATTCAAAGGATGacaacttcctctcctctcctctatgctCCTCCCTCCTGCTGGAGCTCCCGCCGTCGCCTTCGACAATGGGTCCCCGCCAAGCcgccccaccccctctccctccctccatctgtaCTTCCCCCCCGCCTCCCACTGTGACCTCACGGAAGAGGCGGGCTCAGGAAACCTTTGACCCTGCTGATTGGTTGGACTTGCTGACCTCTGGACTCCGCCCTCCCAGTCCTCCATCCGCCCCATTCGTTGAGACCGACTTTGGCCTCAATTCGGATCTAAATGTCAACCGAGCATTGGATCTCATGGTGGAGCAGTGGTGA
- the LOC121556509 gene encoding myocardin isoform X1, with amino-acid sequence MTLLASERSLLIRNKFRSVLQLRIQNRRQNEIDSGDKDQSKALRLTDDGATQKSRLCGLNTKTAQDRSVCGAGRQKKARLADDLGKKIQRRPGPLELLHKHILPLENRPVSFPLSSDVFQDDISSCSSSLSSEQLGVLLSPALSSSPGFSDDQSLSDLSPGVSPLTHSPAHAQSILALLPATEGIRQPMCITVGDSSSMATTGRLKRMYLTSHATPLLPKTARSLTPPADTSSLIPSLTSSRPPRPRKTRDSQPKMRKLKYHQYIPPDQRGTAGTAGGGASQRSPIPAQPIDPAYSSLLQQQQVFLQLQILQNQQQQQQQQQDQQQQQQLTVTPSGDTNQIMRFSGATPQNPQPVSTATNPTLVDTSPSHTSELLPPNLVDLTVSELRQQLRKRGLPVSGTKPSLLQRLRPFQLPHLCLTPVPLCQLGTSLEPLTPSSLLTPTHNPSSSPGSGPDSPTNSPNHQVYIQSTGILSGVPNGIPNGIVVSVVGEQCGFLAPALTPSSTPSPGLPPCSSSPLLTGASWRSEQEQQELSLELEMRERMRSRPRERLSPPLSLSCGGSLHPFLQQDPGWPRGTPETDRETEILFTQVFCCQPCDVIGQDFELPMQITASPIQAPPSVRSLEEELQEAINRVLMDPSQSIDDILEEPTICVDSHSSSVSELQSPVTILPGPSPPPQTDQSQPFCCHSKDDNFLSSPLCSSLLLELPPSPSTMGPRQAAPPPLPPSICTSPPPPTVTSRKRRAQETFDPADWLDLLTSGLRPPSPPSAPFVETDFGLNSDLNVNRALDLMVEQW; translated from the exons ATGACGTTGCTGGCCTCTGAGAGGTCGCTTCTCATCCGGAACAAATTCCGCTCAG TCTTGCAGTTGAGGATTCAGAACCGAAGGCAAAATGAAATCGACTCTG GAGATAAAGATCAGAGTAAAGCTCTG CGTCTAACTGACGATGGTGCCACTCAGAAGTCGCGCCTGTGTGGTCTGAACACTAAAACTGCACAAG acaggAGTGTGTGTGGAGCTGGGAGGCAGAAGAAGGCTCGGCTGGCTGATGACCTCGGAAAGAAGATCCAGCGTCGGCCAGGACCTCTTGAGCTACTGCACAAACACATACTGCCTCTGGAGAACC gccctgtctccttccctctctcctcagatGTCTTCCAAGATGACAtctcttcctgctcctcctccttgtcttcCGAGCAACTCGGTGTCCTCCTATCACCTGCACTCTCCTCATCGCCGGGGTTCTCAGACGACCAATCACTGAGTGACCTGTCGCCTGGGGTCTCGCCCCTTACCCACAGTCCCGCCCATGCTCAG TCTATCTTGGCGTTGCTCCCAGCAACTGAGGGCATCAGGCAGCCAATGTGCATAACTGTGGGCGACTCCAGCTCCATGGCAACGACCGGGAGACTAAAGAGGATGTATCTGACCTCCCATGCCACGCCCCTGCTGCCAAAG ACAGCCCGGTCTCTCACACCTCCCGCCGACACTtcctccctcattccctccctgACTTCCTCTCGTCCCCCCCGCCCGCGGAAAACACGGGACTCACAGCCCAAGATGAGGAAACTCAAATACCACCAGTACATTCCCCCCGACCAGAGAGGCACGGCCGGGACTGCCG GGGGAGGGGCCAGTCAGAGGAGCCCCATCCCGGCCCAGCCCATAGACCCCGCCTACTCCAGCCTCCTGCAGCAACAGCAGGTGTTCCTCCAGCTGCAGATCCTCCagaaccaacaacaacaacagcagcagcaacaggaccagcagcaacagcagcagctcaCCGTCACACCCAG TGGAGAcaccaaccaaatcatgaggtTCTCTGGAGCCACACCCCAGAACCCTCAGCCTGTATCCACGGCAACAAACCCCACCCTTGTGGACACAAGTCCCTCCCACACGTCTGAGCTCCTCCCACCTAACCTGGTCGACCTCACG GTGTCTGAGTTGCGACAGCAGCTGCGTAAGCGaggtctccctgtctctggcacCAAGCCCTCCCTCCTCCAGAGGCTCCGCCCTTTCCAGCTGCCCCACCTCTGCTTGACCCCTGTGCCCCTCTGCCAGCTGGGTACGAGCCTGGaacccctcaccccctcctccttgctcaccCCCACCCAcaaccccagctccagccccggCTCTGGGCCTGATTCTCCCACCAACAGCCCTAACCATCAGGTCTACATCCAGTCCACTGGAATTCTGAGTGGGGTTCCAAACGGTATTCCTAATGGAATAGTGGTCAGTGTGGTGGGGGAGCAGTGTGGCTTCCTGGCCCCTGCGTTGACCCCATCGTCGACTCCCAGCCCCGGCCTCCCCCCCTGCTCCTCTTCGCCCCTGTTGACTGGCGCCTCCTGGAGGTCGGAGCAGGAGCAGCAGGAGCTGAGCCTGGAGctggagatgagggagaggatgaggagcAGGCCCAGGGAGAGGctatctcctcctctgtctctgtcctgtggaggttccctccatcccttcctgcaACAGGATCCAGGATGGCCCAGAGGGACaccagagacggacagagagacagagatcctGTTCACACAG GTGTTCTGCTGCCAGCCGTGTGACGTGATTGGCCAGGACTTTGAGCTGCCCATGCAGATCACAGCCAGTCCCATACAAGCCCCACCCAGCGTCCGCAGTCTGGAGGAGGAGCTGCAGGAGGCCATTAACAGAGTactg ATGGAccccagtcagtcaatagatgaCATTCTGGAAGAACCTACCATCTGTGTGG ActcccactcctcctctgtcTCAGAGCTCCAATCCCCTGTCACTATCCTCCCtggcccctcccctcctccccaaacAGACCAATCCCAGCCCTTCTGTTGTCATTCAAAGGATGacaacttcctctcctctcctctatgctCCTCCCTCCTGCTGGAGCTCCCGCCGTCGCCTTCGACAATGGGTCCCCGCCAAGCcgccccaccccctctccctccctccatctgtaCTTCCCCCCCGCCTCCCACTGTGACCTCACGGAAGAGGCGGGCTCAGGAAACCTTTGACCCTGCTGATTGGTTGGACTTGCTGACCTCTGGACTCCGCCCTCCCAGTCCTCCATCCGCCCCATTCGTTGAGACCGACTTTGGCCTCAATTCGGATCTAAATGTCAACCGAGCATTGGATCTCATGGTGGAGCAGTGGTGA